The Deltaproteobacteria bacterium genome contains a region encoding:
- the sfsA gene encoding DNA/RNA nuclease SfsA: MRFEQPLIEGTLLRRNRFVADVKLPSGDEISAHCAHAGSMLGCSDPGSKVLLSEHNDSRRKLKHQIEIIFAGRTPVGIHTGRPTAVVAEAIMAGKIKELAGYAVLRRETAIVYGTHVDITLEGNSLRSCYIQVKNVTLAENKVAYFPDTISPIEGQRLTELTDLIRKGHRGMAIFVAQRCDVEAFRLADHIDPDYGQTFRDAVARGVEILCFRANVTRKGIDFDEQLPVEINL, translated from the coding sequence GTGCGTTTCGAGCAGCCTTTAATTGAAGGCACATTGCTACGACGTAATCGTTTTGTCGCTGATGTAAAACTCCCCAGTGGTGATGAAATATCAGCCCATTGCGCACATGCTGGCTCTATGTTGGGTTGCTCAGATCCTGGTAGTAAAGTCCTACTCTCTGAGCATAATGACAGTCGTCGCAAATTAAAACATCAAATTGAAATAATATTTGCTGGGCGCACACCTGTAGGTATTCATACTGGTCGACCAACAGCAGTTGTTGCTGAAGCTATTATGGCTGGCAAAATTAAAGAGTTGGCTGGTTATGCTGTACTTCGTCGTGAAACGGCAATAGTTTACGGTACTCATGTTGATATCACTCTTGAGGGTAATAGTTTACGCTCTTGTTATATTCAGGTAAAAAACGTTACTTTAGCTGAAAACAAAGTTGCATACTTTCCTGATACTATCAGCCCAATTGAAGGCCAACGACTAACTGAACTTACCGATCTTATTCGCAAAGGCCATCGCGGTATGGCAATCTTTGTTGCACAACGTTGTGATGTAGAAGCATTTCGTTTAGCTGATCATATCGATCCTGATTATGGGCAAACATTTCGCGATGCAGTTGCACGTGGTGTTGAGATATTATGTTTTCGTGCAAATGTAACCCGCAAGGGAATCGACTTTGACGAACAGTTACCAGTGGAAATCAATTTATAG